A region of Methyloversatilis discipulorum DNA encodes the following proteins:
- a CDS encoding oxidoreductase — MSHSKVVVVTGVSSGIGRAAALSLASQGCQVFGTVRNLAKAEPVPGVALIEMDVRDEASVKRGIQAVIAQAARIDVLVNSAGVTLLGAAEETSIAEAQTLFDTNLFGLLRTTKAVLPHMRTQRSGRIVNVSSVLGFLPAPYMALYAASKHAVEGLSESLDHEVRQFGIRVALVEPSFTRTNLDVNAPHATSRIPDYNEELGIVSRAIQNNVQKAPRPDGVAAAIVGAALGTWKMRHTPKGEASLLAKLRRFMPAGPVEKGLRKTFGLA; from the coding sequence ATGTCGCATTCCAAAGTGGTCGTCGTTACCGGTGTGTCGTCGGGCATCGGACGCGCCGCCGCCCTGAGCCTGGCCAGTCAGGGTTGCCAGGTGTTCGGCACCGTGCGCAACCTTGCCAAGGCAGAGCCGGTACCGGGCGTTGCGCTGATCGAGATGGATGTGCGCGACGAAGCCTCGGTCAAGCGCGGAATCCAGGCGGTCATCGCGCAGGCCGCGCGCATCGACGTGCTGGTCAACAGTGCGGGCGTGACCCTCCTGGGCGCGGCCGAAGAAACATCGATCGCCGAAGCGCAGACGCTGTTCGACACCAACCTCTTCGGCCTCCTGCGCACGACCAAGGCAGTGCTGCCGCACATGCGCACGCAGCGCTCCGGCCGCATCGTCAATGTGAGTTCGGTGCTGGGCTTCCTGCCGGCGCCCTACATGGCGCTCTATGCGGCCTCCAAGCATGCGGTTGAAGGTCTGTCCGAATCGCTGGACCACGAGGTCCGCCAGTTCGGCATCCGCGTCGCGCTGGTCGAACCGTCCTTCACCCGGACCAATCTGGATGTCAACGCGCCCCACGCCACTTCAAGGATTCCCGACTACAACGAGGAGCTCGGCATCGTTTCGCGCGCCATCCAGAACAATGTCCAGAAGGCGCCCCGGCCCGACGGCGTCGCCGCCGCGATCGTCGGCGCCGCGCTGGGTACATGGAAGATGCGCCATACGCCGAAGGGCGAAGCGTCTCTGCTGGCCAAGCTGCGCCGCTTCATGCCCGCCGGCCCGGTCGAGAAGGGCCTGCGGAAGACCTTCGGGCTCGCCTGA
- a CDS encoding DHA2 family efflux MFS transporter permease subunit yields the protein MTVPDSQTVAGSPPIIEEASPALPAGAASPWPVFWVASVAVFLVSMDGTMLFAAFSALRAGFPQATAADLSWVLNAYTVVYAAMLIPSGGLADRHGRKKVFLAGVALFLAASVACGLAVSVEWLVAARVFQALGAALLTPASLSLVLAAFPADRRAVAVSLWGAVGGLAAAVGPSLGAFVIASLGWQWAFYLNVPLGMLAIWRGATLLTEAKQPARGRPLDLVGIALLVHGIGALALSIVQADSPDWSRHDLLATAGVGLTSILGFVVWARLAEAPLVDPGLFRNATYRYVNLATLSFGTAFSMMFFAFFFYMNAIWRYPLPLAGLAMAPGPLLVVPVAALSGRLAGRHGHRPVLVAGCLIYAASALWFFMVPGTEPAYLTHWLPGMVMSGIGVGMVLPSLSGAAASHLPPEHYAVGSAVNQAIRQIGSVMGVALTVLLLGGASLHRADFDAVYLCHMSLALLTAALCLPVNTAPAAGAKK from the coding sequence ATGACCGTCCCCGACAGCCAGACCGTGGCGGGCTCGCCGCCGATCATCGAAGAGGCGTCACCCGCCCTGCCTGCCGGCGCCGCCTCGCCGTGGCCGGTGTTCTGGGTCGCCAGCGTGGCGGTGTTTCTTGTGTCGATGGACGGCACCATGCTGTTCGCCGCCTTCAGCGCCCTGCGGGCAGGTTTTCCGCAGGCCACGGCGGCAGACCTCTCCTGGGTGCTGAATGCCTACACCGTCGTCTATGCCGCGATGCTGATTCCTTCGGGCGGCCTGGCAGACAGGCATGGGCGCAAAAAGGTTTTTCTCGCCGGTGTTGCGCTGTTTCTGGCGGCGTCCGTTGCCTGCGGTCTGGCGGTCAGCGTGGAGTGGCTGGTCGCGGCAAGAGTCTTCCAGGCCCTGGGCGCCGCACTGCTGACGCCGGCTTCGCTCTCGCTCGTGCTGGCGGCCTTCCCCGCCGACAGGCGTGCCGTGGCGGTCAGCCTGTGGGGCGCGGTGGGTGGTCTGGCCGCGGCGGTGGGCCCCAGCCTGGGCGCCTTCGTGATCGCGTCGCTCGGATGGCAATGGGCGTTCTATCTGAACGTGCCGCTGGGCATGCTTGCCATCTGGCGCGGTGCAACGCTGCTGACGGAAGCAAAGCAGCCGGCGCGGGGGCGACCGCTCGACCTGGTTGGAATCGCCCTGCTGGTCCACGGCATCGGCGCGCTGGCGCTGTCCATCGTGCAGGCCGACTCGCCTGACTGGTCGCGTCATGACCTGCTCGCCACCGCCGGCGTCGGGCTGACGAGCATCCTCGGCTTTGTCGTCTGGGCCCGGCTGGCCGAGGCGCCGCTGGTGGATCCGGGGCTGTTTCGCAACGCTACCTACCGCTACGTCAATCTGGCAACGCTGAGCTTCGGCACCGCGTTCTCGATGATGTTCTTCGCCTTCTTCTTCTACATGAACGCGATCTGGCGCTACCCGCTTCCACTGGCCGGCCTGGCCATGGCGCCCGGGCCGCTGCTGGTAGTTCCGGTGGCAGCGCTGTCGGGTCGTCTGGCCGGCCGGCACGGTCACCGCCCGGTGCTGGTCGCCGGTTGTCTGATCTACGCGGCCAGCGCGCTGTGGTTTTTCATGGTGCCGGGCACCGAGCCCGCCTATCTGACGCACTGGCTGCCGGGCATGGTGATGAGCGGCATCGGCGTGGGCATGGTGCTGCCATCGCTGTCAGGCGCCGCCGCCAGCCACCTGCCGCCGGAGCACTACGCCGTCGGCAGCGCCGTCAACCAGGCGATACGTCAGATCGGCTCGGTCATGGGGGTCGCCCTCACCGTGCTGTTGCTGGGCGGCGCAAGTCTGCACCGTGCCGACTTCGATGCCGTCTATCTGTGCCACATGAGTCTGGCACTGCTGACCGCCGCGCTGTGCCTGCCCGTCAACACCGCGCCCGCAGCCGGTGCGAAAAAATGA
- the yjjJ gene encoding type II toxin-antitoxin system HipA family toxin YjjJ, with translation MSPHAESIRLRLSSGPLTARQLAESMGISQPTVSRALAGLGDDIVRIGAARSIRYALRDTVRGLPDIPIHRVDSEGRITLLGTLVPVRPDGFVMHQTDGATLHSESLPWWLMDMRPQGFLGRAHAARHGAALGLPARLADWSDTHALRALLAHGHDMVGNLLVGEVARDRFLSQPLPAPIADTDLAATYVRLAAEAAQGDAPGSSAGGEQPKFTACAMTPAGPRHVIVKFSEVEDSPVSERWRDLLRAEHLALSVLREAGIPAALTTLIEHGGQRFLQVERFDRVGPLGRRALLSLTALDAEFVGAAAEGWPGIAHRLARDRHIAPEAAAGACLLWAFGTLIGNTDMHGGNLSFVAEQGRPYALAPAYDMTPMAFAPRSGGGLPDTVPEAVIHAGVAHDTWRQAEALARAYLARVSGDGGFSARFAPCIAALVNHLDTASARIARLG, from the coding sequence ATGTCGCCCCACGCCGAATCGATACGGCTTCGCCTCAGCAGCGGGCCGCTGACCGCGCGCCAACTGGCTGAAAGCATGGGCATCAGCCAGCCGACGGTGTCCCGTGCGCTGGCCGGGCTGGGCGACGACATCGTGCGCATCGGCGCCGCGCGATCCATTCGTTACGCGCTGCGCGACACGGTGCGCGGGCTGCCGGACATCCCCATCCACCGCGTCGACAGCGAAGGCCGGATCACGCTGCTCGGCACGCTGGTGCCGGTGCGGCCCGACGGTTTCGTGATGCACCAGACCGATGGCGCAACGCTGCACAGCGAGAGCCTGCCCTGGTGGCTGATGGACATGCGCCCGCAGGGCTTTCTCGGCCGCGCCCACGCTGCGCGTCACGGTGCTGCGCTCGGGCTGCCGGCGCGGCTCGCCGACTGGAGCGACACACACGCGCTGCGCGCACTGCTGGCACACGGTCACGACATGGTGGGGAATCTGCTGGTGGGTGAGGTCGCCCGCGACCGCTTTCTGTCGCAGCCCCTGCCCGCCCCCATCGCCGACACCGACCTTGCAGCAACCTATGTCCGTCTGGCCGCCGAAGCAGCACAAGGCGACGCACCCGGTTCGTCGGCAGGGGGCGAACAGCCGAAATTTACGGCCTGCGCGATGACGCCGGCCGGCCCCCGGCACGTGATCGTGAAGTTCAGCGAAGTCGAAGACAGCCCGGTGAGCGAGCGCTGGCGCGATCTGCTGCGCGCCGAACACCTCGCGCTCTCGGTGCTGCGCGAGGCCGGCATCCCGGCCGCCCTCACCACCTTGATCGAGCACGGCGGACAACGCTTCCTGCAGGTCGAACGCTTCGACCGCGTCGGCCCGCTCGGCCGGCGCGCACTGCTGTCGCTCACCGCGCTCGATGCCGAGTTCGTGGGCGCCGCCGCGGAAGGCTGGCCCGGCATCGCGCACCGACTGGCGCGCGACCGCCACATCGCCCCCGAAGCGGCCGCTGGCGCCTGCCTGCTGTGGGCCTTCGGCACGCTGATCGGCAACACCGACATGCACGGCGGCAACCTGTCCTTCGTCGCCGAACAGGGCCGCCCCTATGCGCTCGCCCCCGCCTACGACATGACGCCCATGGCCTTCGCCCCGCGCAGCGGCGGCGGCCTGCCGGACACCGTGCCGGAGGCGGTCATCCACGCCGGCGTCGCCCACGACACCTGGCGCCAGGCCGAAGCGCTGGCGCGCGCCTACCTTGCGCGCGTCTCAGGCGACGGCGGATTCAGCGCACGATTCGCGCCCTGCATCGCGGCGCTGGTGAATCACCTCGACACGGCGAGCGCGCGGATTGCGCGGCTGGGGTGA